One Dioscorea cayenensis subsp. rotundata cultivar TDr96_F1 chromosome 19, TDr96_F1_v2_PseudoChromosome.rev07_lg8_w22 25.fasta, whole genome shotgun sequence genomic window, GCAGCGAGGGATCATCAGGTGCATAGCGCGGCTCACTCGAAGCAGGATTCGAGGCGGCGGCCGTCATCGCTGgcgagaaaaccctagatcgGTGGGGTGGGCGAGAGGTCGGACCGAGATCAGAGGGTGCTTTGAAACCCTAACAGATCTCAAGAAAGAAGAGATCAAAAACACTCTGCTTTTGGCCTTCTTTTCAAAACCGCGTGATTCGTCGCCTCGAGATTCGTTCTTCCCGATGATCAATAATGTAATCGTACGGTTGAAATTCATTATATCGCCCAAAAAATTCAATCACGTGCCAAACGATTTCAatgcgcgcgcgcgcgcgcgcacTGCTCTCCTCGCCCCACCACGCCCATCGCGCGCTCGGTAACTACTGTTACTACTCCCCCCACGCTCATTCACGCATTTCGTCGAACAGCATAAGGACAACGATGCATCGCtccctcttcttctctcttctcctctCCCTTCCGAGCTCCTAACTCCTCTCCAATGTCTCTCACTCATCCCAACCTCATCCTCGCCATCCCCCCAAAGCCTAAGCTCCCCCCTTCCCTCATCCTCTTCCCTCCCTCCCGCCTCCGCTGCCGCGCTGCGTCTGAGGCCTCCGGTGCTGCCTCAACTCCAGATTGGTTTAGCCCTAAAGAAAACCGCGCTCCTGGAGTCAGAGCCAACGCCAACGCCGGTGATGAGAGCAAGAACAATAACggtaagaagaagaaatggtggTGGTGGTCGAGGAACAGAGAGAGCTACCTCGCTAATGACTCTGATGCCCTTCCTCTTCCCATGACATTCCCGGGTACCTCCCCTGTTTCTCCGGAGGAGATTGATCGGCGCCTCCAATGCGACCCTGAAATTGAGGTTTTTGTTCTCTAGGGCTTTTGGTTTTCGGAAATTTACTTGTTTTgacttgattttgttgtttgttgttgtgaAGGATTGTAAGGAAGTGGTTTATGAGTGGACGGGGAAATGTAGGAGTTGCCAAGGGACTGGTTTTGTTAGCTATTATAGCAAGAAGGGGCGGGAGACCATCTGCAAGTGCGTTCCTTGCATGGGAATTGGTaatgtttcttgttttctttgattgtttaatttataatttttcccttttattttaCTCGCTTGTTTGATTCATAgattaatttatatttcaagATTAAATGTGCTTATTTTCAACTGTTTGGGCAAAATTCTCTTGTTCTGTAGTACCATCGttgtaaattttgattttgcttCTAGTCAGATGCTTCaatgattaatttttgtattaaatgtGTGATTCATGTGGAACTCATCAAATCCTGCTTTGTTAATAATGCACTTTCCTAGTCTTGATATTGTACCTTGTGAAATTGTTCCATAGATTTGCACTATTTGTGCTTGATTGTGTCCTTGCTTAGTTTAAGCTAGATAATATATTGCTTTTGCAATCAAGAGGAGTTGGATTGCTTGGTAATTTTGATACATTCACGAATTTTCTTGATTGTGTTTAGTAATATTGCTTTTGAAGAACTAGTTATGAAAACTAGGTACCAGACAAAAGTTAGTGCTAAGAAGAAGATATGTTCTACGTAGGTATGAAGAAATGGATGTTGAGGTTTAAATATCATCCTTGAAGGGTGATTTATTTGTAGTCCGGTCTGTTTCAATGGGAGTTGCTTAAGGAAAGGTGCAAGAGCAAAGTGTCACCTGTTTCAAGAAAGAATTAATGATACGAGAGCTAGGAGAATTTCTAATCtggaaatttaattatatcattcgTGAGAGTAGTAATTACCTTGAGGAAAATTTGTAAGCAGTAATTAATATTGCATGCTTGTATGCCTCATCAAGTAGACTTCTGCGATGTGAATGCATGTGTTTCTTTGCGTACTGTCATTTTTACAGTTAAAATTGGATGTTTTATAAGCTGGCATGCACATGAGTGTGTGAGAGTGGGATTCAAGGTCTCCTATTATAAGTGGGTTTGCTTACCTTCTTGGTGAAGTTTGGTTGAGCCTTATCCAAACCTAGTCTGGTTTCCTTGACAATTGGTGGCAAGTTCATGAAAGGAAAATCTTGCTTCtgtaatttttcttaaacattCAATCATGCTTTCTTGGATGTAGTTGTCAAGCATAGTAGATAATGGCTAATGTGGATAGGAATAAAGATGTACAAAGTGATTTGTTGACAatgaaaaaattgatatttggaGAATATTTAAATATGGATTTCAATGACCTTCATGGTTATATGGTTCTTTTTTGAGACCTAACTTTTGTGAAGTGATTATAATGGGGCTTCTTCCTTTTCCAATTTGGGCTCTCTGATGTGTTCATATGAGGAAAatgcaaatttattattttaatcttgGACAAGTTCAAGTGGAACTCTTTCTTGGGGTTGAATATTGGATGGACATGACTAAATGTGGTGCCAAATTTCCGGTCAGCCATGAACAAACTAGTCAACAAAATCTTTTGAGGCAAAGAAAACCATGCGCAAACAGTAGCAAATGCTCATGGACGCTGTTGGAAGGGTTGAGAACCATCCTTAAAGAATGACCCACCCCGGGAATCTGCTATGTCTAGCGTTTAGATGGTCCTGGTTCCTAGTTTATAAGATCCATTATTGAGTTTAAATGGTCCCTAGGTCCTAGTTTATAAGATCCATCAATGAGCATATGTGATTCAACAATATTAACATGCAAAAATTCCATGctcaaatattttcttaatacttcAAATACTTTATGCCTAATTTCTTTGAATTTGCTTGATTGCATATTCATCTAGGGTAGTTGTTGGAGAATGTGGTTGGAATTGTTTCTTGCCCTTTATCTGTTTGATGGTGAAAGTATCTATTGCATTTAGGACTGAGGGTTACACTAGGCTTCATGTTATGGATGCTTTTATTGGGGAGAGATATAGCTAAATGATTTACTTAGCAGTCTTAGCTAACCTCAGggattgtatttttaatgtttttatgttatttaggAAGTAacatttgatttcttatttAGAAATGATTGCTTGTTATGTAGTTTTTTTAGATAAGAATTCCTATCTTTTTGTTAGGACGATTGTTTATGAGTAGTTTTTCTAGATTaaaattcttttgcttttgcTAGGATCCTTGTCTATTTAAAGGGGAGGATCATATTCAATACAAAATTTCATCAATATTTTTAGTCAAGAAAGGTATAGAAGGAGTTGGTGATTTCTGACAAATCacaatcaaaagcttcaaaaACAGCTACTTTAAAGAATGGGAGAAGCAAGGGAAATCAGGGAGGTTTTCTCACAAATTGACCCGTGACAAGATTCTTTTTGTGAGTCTATAACAAATTGGTATCAAAGCTTGGCATCATGGTTGACTTTGAGCAATTAATGACTAGGGTTTGTAATCTTGTGCACAAGCTCACGTAAACCAGCAAGGAGGTGCAGGAGATCAATAAGGATGATATTCGAGAATTAAGGCGCTTGATGGAGTTACACTTTTCCAGCATCGAGAAATGATCAGAAGGGGTTGCAACTACAAACAGCCACAAATTAGCCTTGATGGTATCATTCGGCGAGCATAATATTGTTACACAAGGAGCTATGATCATTCCCAAATACAGCAGGCTATAATTTCCTTTCTATAATGGAATTAGGGATCTTTTGGAATGGATATACATATGTGAATAGTTTTTCATGAACCAACGGACAGAGGAAAATGACAAGGTGGTATTAGCCGCATTCTATACGACAGAAGAGGCTCAACTCTAGTATCATAGATTGGAACAAGAGGAACCTGGGTACAATTGGGTCAAATTTAAATTCTACTGCCTTCTTAGGTGTAGGGCCCAATTGACAAGTAATCCATTAGGAGAATTGATCAACCTTAAGCAAATTGGAACTGTGGAAGAGTATCAATGGCAATTTTAAACACTCCTTACAAGCGCAAGTTCAATAAAGACAAACCAACAAGTTGACATGTTGACCATGGGTTTAGTGGAAACTTTGAGGATGGATGTGAAAAAGCAAACTCCCCATAATTTGGTTACTATTATGAATTTGGCTCGAGCCTTTGAATGGAAATCACCACTTAATTGCAGAAATGTCAGTTTAAGACGACTTCAAATAACATGAGAAGCTCCAACACCACTAGAAACTACTCCATCTTCAGCAACTAGTCAAGAATAGAAACACAAGACGAGCAACAATTCAAAACAACCATCCTATGTGGGAAGTTTTGCTGTTACACTCCCTAAAAGGCTCTTGTCCAAAGCTGAGACTTTCGAGGTGAAAGGACAGTGTTTGTGACGAACCTTACTCAGCAAAGCATTGCAAGAAACTAGTgttattaaaagaaagaaaggcgCTTAGGCGAGGTGAGGCCCCAATGCCTTAATACCCCAAGGCAAGGCGCCCTAAATGAGGTAATCCAACCGAGCGCTTTTTGCCAGGCTCTTTTTTTTAGCTATTAGTCTTATATTTAATGCTTTCAATTAGTGTTAATTGGGATTTAAAAAGGCACACTTACTaataaggaaataaatttaCAGGAGAAAAACTAGGTGATATAAGGAAGGAAATAAATTTTGGGGAGAAAAACTAGGTGATTTAAATGTacaattgctatttttttaaaataatgcgTAAATTAATGGATttactaattaattagttaaaattgaAGAGGAAGCAAAAGTTGCACCCTAAATCTAGTGATGGAGTTGAAGGTAGTttagatgatgaggatgatgatattgTAGAATTATATGATTTATGAAGATTGAGTTTGCACTCTAAAACTTGAGTAGTTCTAAACTTGAGTAGTTCTAGACTTCAAACTAACCCACCTAGTGTTCTTTCCTTGCGACCTTCGGAGTCCTTTCTTGAATTCGAGCTTAAGGACAAGTTCTTAGCCTAGGAGGGGAGCAATGTTATAAATGCTTTTATTAGAAAGAGATGCAACTAAATGATTTACTTTGCTGAGCTTagaggttttatttttaatgtttatatattatttaggaAGCaacattatgattttttttatttaaaactaattGTTTGATAGGTAGTTTTTTAGATAAGGATTCTTATCCTTTTGTCACATTGTTTAGGAGTAATTTTTCTGGGTAAAAATTTCTTATGCTTTTGTTAGGATCCTTGTCTAAAGGGGAGGATCATATTCAATAAAGTTCATAATTGATATTTTCAATCAAGAAAAGTATAGAGGGAGTTGGTAATCTCTTACAAATCACCATTAAAAGTTTTAGAAATAGGTACCTGAGGCGTTTTGCTTTTATGAGGCAAGCAAGGGAAGCGGCCACCGCCTTGAGGGCGTACGCCTTGAGGCAAGCGGCCATCGCCTCGCCTTGAGGCGCGCCTCAAGGCATACGCCTCGTTCGCCTTTTTAAACAATGGGTACCTCAAAGAATGGGGAAGCAAGGGAAATCAAGGAGATTTTTCTGCTAACTGATCTGTGGCGAGAACGCCTTTTTGTGGCCTTATAGCGCTCTAGCTATAAGCTTGATATTGGCTTGAATTGATTCCTGCTTAAATTGAGCTTGGCTTTGGCCAAGAAGGGCATCTTGAGCTTAACTGGTCCAGCATCAAAAACCAATCCCAGATTGAACAGCTTGGACTAATTTAGATTTTCACTTGGTTCGAATAATCTGTTAGAAATATTTACTTTATGTAAGCAATTGTCAAAACTCAAAAGTTGAAGAGGTGCTCTATTAGATTTGTCTTAATTGTGAATTTTGCAAGGTTCTCCAGTAAATGTGCACCAACTTGCTTAGTCCAAAGCATGATTCTAGCACAGGTATGTGATCAAATAACTCAAGTTAAAAACTAACCAATAAGTTGTGCAGCTGCTCATGATTTAGAAGGTTTAAAACATATTTGCTGTCGCTATTGTGCATAGCAAGTTCCAGGAACAGGCAGTTTGGTAAAACAACCTTGAGTTCACCCCAAGTAAATTGGTGTCATGTTCTCGGGCTATGGATCGAGTCATTGGGTGATGAATTGGGAAATCCTCTTCAAATGCCAGCGTCTTTCTTTTATTGTGATTTCTTCCTCGTGACGAATCTATGGGCCCGTTTGGTATGggggaaagtaacaactttctCTGGAAAGTTGAGATTGTGAAAAGCTTtcatatgtttggttgaaaaaaagaccatgtaaagtaatggtcaaattgtaattactttccTTTTGACCAATGAAAAGGATTCACAGAGGGAGGGGGTGTGAAACGAATTACATCATGGGTGGGAAAGTGGGAGACATGTAAAATTCCAATTTCACCCTTTTCTAACattaaaattcttcttttttgtcctgtcttctttttaaaaaccctaactttagCGAAGAACTTCTCCACCGTCTTCCTTTTCAAAACCATAGCGCAAGGCAATCTCGGAagtcataaaattttttgtaattttttaaagaatcttTTCTTATTACctttgatattgttttattgataatAGATTCTTATTGAAAACTCATTGAAAGAAACATGCACAATACCTTTTCTTTAGGTGAGATCTATCCACAAAAAGATTGCCAAAATTCATATAGGAACCGTGCCTCTTGGATAAAGTTTGGGTaatcatatttctcataatagaaaaacaagaattaaatatctacttttgccgggtatataagcaattttcttaatttatttatgtataaaccattgattaatgtgaaaaattaaaacatagtaaaaattaaaataattgatattcattgaagggtaaaattgagaataaacataactttgcatggaaaggttattcataacaaacaaaggaattcattttgcatgtatttcaatTGCAATTTTCAAGGTTCATACCAAACACATTGTTACTTTACAGGGAAAGTAAATGCAGGGAAAATGAATACAAGGAAatactttgcagggaaagtgtTTCCATGGAACTCGTTGAAAGGAGCTCCTAACTTTAGACTCTGTTAAGATGGAGAGAGACTTAAACCTccaaagatataatcaaattcaGCTTGTCTTTATTCTCCCAAATCATCTTCTTAAATAGAGATTACATGAGAAATTATGAAACTAGAATTAAGGACTGAAATTAAGGACTcttaattgaaattgaaataCTTGCTAAAACAAACTCTATTTAAAAggcataaaattattgtttgtctTCATCCCTATCTTTGGCGATATTGCTTTAAAATCAGATTCTTCAAATTAGGAATGAAATTATTTGCCTTCCTTCCTATGTTAGAAGCTTATGATCTCATTATCCCATGGTCCACGTCTCTCATAAGTCTTACCCACAAAAGCATCCGTAATAATTGGTCATGCAGCTAGATTATTAGAGCTTGATATTACATTACAGGTGTTGCTAATATCCCTTAAGAAGCCCTTGTTTCTAAGAAAGCTTAGATCTATACCACTATTTTTATTGTTGCCGTTGAGATTCTTGTAGCTAATTGCAAACCTCAATTCTCCCTTTTGACAAGCATCTTTGAACTCCCACTTTTCCTTCCGAGAGCAAATGTTTCTTCCACTGCTGTTTAAATGGAAGAAGGCATTCTGCTGAAATTTTGTTTGTGATAGAAGTTGATGCAGAAATAATAGTGTTCATTGCTAGTAAATTGGTTAATTTAGCTGTTGTCCCTTTTTCTTTCTGGATAAACACACATTCATCCTTAGCCAGAGAACAACCGAGTACTTATTATATTTTGGGTGTttgcttgcatgtttttatttctttggcaAGAGTTATATCATGGACttcttttttaatgtaaattccCGCATTGTAAATTCTTCTCAACAATTACATGATTGTAATTTCCTGTCTGTTTGCCCAGGATATGTGCAGAAAATTACGACCCGCAAGGACATTGATGTGATGGAGGATCTAGACAATGGATAACCACCTTGATCTCATTGTTCCTTTCTGACAGGCATTGCTTTTTTTCATTTAGCGGCCTGCATCCTGATTGTATCCCTTGAtaatctatatttaaaaataagtttacATGTGTAACACTCTTATCACACACCAAATCATTGGTTATTTTTATAGAAATCCATTAAAGAGAAGTGCAGGGAAAGGGATTCTCATTCTTCTCCTCTGTTTACCACACACTCCATTCCAAACCCTGACTTGTTCCATTGTGTTTCACTGTGACATCAAATACACATGCTAAACTTTCTGCTGAACACCAGAATCTCATTCCAGGCACTAATTGTAGACAGGAACAAAGGTTATTATTGTTGTATGTATAAGAAGATGTTGCCCCATTGCTTTTCATTCAGTTATTTAGGTTTGAAACACCTTCCACTGGGGAACTGTCTTTTGAGAATGTCCAAGCTGCGGATCCTGAACTTTCAGCACAATCTCTCCAAAAAACTCCCCGTGCAGAAGATGAGGACGAAATGGCTGAGCATCAAAGACAGGCAAATCTCTGATCTGTTGCTTTCCTTCCGACCAAACACAAAAGAGATGAGGCAGGTGTTTGACAAGATTGACTTGAATAAAGACGGGAAGATTTCCCTTGGTGAGCTACAGGCATTGCTTGAGGCATTGGGGAAGGAGAACCCAAAGGCGGAGGCGAAGGAAATGATGCAGGTGGCAGACACGAACAAGGATGGGTACATTGACTTCTTGGAATTCATGGAAGTGCACCGCAAAGGTATAAAGATGAGTGACATCCAGAGTGCATTCTGGATGTTTGATCAGAATGGTGATGGGAGGATCAGCGCCGAGGAGGTGATGGCAATGATGGTGAAACTCGGGGAGCGGTGCAGCTTGGAGGACTGCAAGAGAATGGTCAGGCAGGTGGACAAGAACGCTGACGGGCTTATCGACATGGATGATTTCATGGCCATGATGACCTCTACCTTGAAATGAAATTGGCTTTGAGTTCTTCGGTACACTCTTTCTAAATAAATAGTAGTTTGTATAAAATGGGGTTAAAAAGTATAATGATGTCCTTTAGATGGAGTCAATAGTCATTGCTGGCATCTGGGAGGGAGAGTAAATAAAGCTTCATTAAAGtacatatacctatatatatatatatatatatatatatatatatattaagatgcTTGTTGGGCTTGATCAGTTAAACCAAAAGCTATATAGTGAAGGATATTGAATATCTATCTGTATGTATGATATATATGAACCAGAACACAGAAGACGTGAAATAAGGACATATATCTGTAATAAGAATAAGACCACATGCATGTTCCAAGTTTTGATCTCAAGCATTAAACTGAACTCTTAACAAACTATTACACAAAACACAATGACAGGCATATATCCTCCTCCTgcagatcatatatatatatatatatatatatatatatatatatatatatatatttatatagccTTGCAATTCTTCAAGAAACTGCATCTGCTCATCAAGCTTAGATTTCAAGCATGAGACAGTGTtatgaaaaaatcaatgttgtcagacccgaACCTGCCCGGCCgattcaaccggaaaaaccgggaaccggccatgtggccggcccgggtattaaaaaacccggtgacccgggcggttcaaccgagaaccgattgacccggccgggtcaatcgggtcacaaattttaaattcttttttacaatatttaataatttattattattttctcattaaaaaccacaaaatcgtgtatatttattaatattaatttataatttataatcaataaatagaattacaatatatatatatatataccaacaaaaaaattaacatttaaaaaaataaaaatatattaatgtattatgtaaatactttctaaaaaaatttaatttattaagaaaaataaaacaataaatgagtgtaattttattataaaaaaatataaaattaaaagtattctaattaaataaaaaaaatataagaaaaatttaaaacaaaaataaaaaaactaaattgagatataagaattagtgaattaaatttcttatttatttttaacaaaaatcaaccaataaacaaataaataaataaataacaccgagagaagttcgataattatatattaatatattaaatttgtaaatatttaaaaaaatgtaaaaaaataaatgacaaaattagaaaactctcatcgatataaggtcatttatcaatttaaatatcaaatttgagtagatttttataatataattatggatttaatattatatttgcttattattaattattataattttttttatatttaattattgaccccggttcaaccccggttcgacccggttcaacccattgacccctgacccctgagCTTAGctgggtcattgcccgggccgggtctgacgaCCTTggaaaaaatagagaatccgCAGGGAAAATCAAGATAGcaataagataataaaaaaaacacacacacaagattTACGAGGTTCGACAATGTGCCTACGTCCTCGGGGAGTGAAGCAGCCGTAATCCTCTTATTAACTTGTCTCTCCTCACAGTTGAGACAAAATACTagggttacaaatatttataggtaaaacctaaatttatccaaatacaaaCCTATTTGGATCCTAACCCTATCTGGATCATAAACATATCCAGATTCTAAACCTATTCGGATATAAATCCTATCCGgatacaaattacaagattatcaaatcataatcctaacaagatataaattacccttgtatcctacCGCAGGGACGCCCCCGCACCCCAACCTATCAAATTGATGCTCCCACAATATGACAGATGTTGTCACACTACTCCACTCTGTTCCCACATCTGCTcgtttacttgtgtatatgagccatacacaACAATCTCCACCTTGGCGAATATACCCCATGAAGATATGAACCATGGAGCTTCTTATCTTCTAAATAGGTTGAGTGTCATGTCTCTTTAGCATTAGAGACATTGATCAAGTCCAAGCAATGCTTGAACTTCTCTGTAGTGATTGCCTTGATCTGATTTTGTAACTGCAACAACAACTCCACTTACAACTGTATTTCCCATCAGCGTGTAGATATTCCTTGCACTCCTTTCTCCTTTCATCACTATCAAACCATTCTTACTCACCGCAATGCAATCCTTTTCGGTTTTACAACCAAAACCGTTTCCATGCAAAGTACCCAAAGAAATCAGATTCTTCTTTAATTCCGGAACATGTCGAACATCACACAAAGTCCGAACAACACCATTATGCATCCAAATCTTGATCTGCCCTTTTCCAGCAAGCTTTATCATTGCCCATGTagacaaaaccaaaatcccCTGATTTGTATGAATCAAACCAGTCCTTGTTCCATGTCATGTGAAATGAACATCCTGCATCCAAAATccataaatttgaagttttacaTGATGAAACTGAAAGCAGATCCCCATCACTACAATCTGAATCACCGCACTGGATCACATTAGCAAACTGTGATGAATTACTGTTCCTTTCATCAATCTGTTGCTTCCTATTTGGACAGTCTTTTCTAATATGTCCCATCTGTTGGCACTTATAATATTGAACAGATCTTCTGACTATGAGATTCCTTTTGCTAAAACCATATTTCCCTTGCCTTCTCCCAGTTTCATGGTTGCCTTTCACATACAACGCTTCCGTTTGAGAACCTTCAACATTATTTTGCTTCCGCTGATTGTGGGCTAACAACGCCGTAGTGATCTCATCTACTTTGAGCGTATCTTTCTCCCATGTGAGTGTAGTCACCAGATGCTCATACGAAAGCGGCAAAGAACACAGCAAAATCATagctttatcttcatcttcaatccCGACCTCAATTCTTTGCAAATCACTGACTGTGtgattgaagaaattgatatattataccAGATCAATCTGCAACTTCCTCCATCTCCAGGCCGTACAGTTTCTGCTTCAGATACAACTTATTTGTCAGAGATTTTGACATATATCGACCCTCCAATTTCCTCCAGACCTCTACCGGAGATGAGAGATCCATGACGTGATACATAACATCAACCGCCAAACACAACCGAATAAGTGGCGCCTCTCTTGTTTGTAAATCCAACCAAACTTGGTCTTCCAAACCTTGAGGCTTTGTCTCTTCTAATGCTTTCAACATCCCAAACTGCACTAGCAAATCCTTTACCCTTCGCTGCCACAATCCGAAATTCCCAATT contains:
- the LOC120249928 gene encoding protein disulfide-isomerase SCO2, translated to MSLTHPNLILAIPPKPKLPPSLILFPPSRLRCRAASEASGAASTPDWFSPKENRAPGVRANANAGDESKNNNGKKKKWWWWSRNRESYLANDSDALPLPMTFPGTSPVSPEEIDRRLQCDPEIEDCKEVVYEWTGKCRSCQGTGFVSYYSKKGRETICKCVPCMGIGYVQKITTRKDIDVMEDLDNG
- the LOC120249929 gene encoding calmodulin-like protein 30; protein product: MAEHQRQALLEALGKENPKAEAKEMMQVADTNKDGYIDFLEFMEVHRKGIKMSDIQSAFWMFDQNGDGRISAEEVMAMMVKLGERCSLEDCKRMVRQVDKNADGLIDMDDFMAMMTSTLK